DNA from Macrobrachium rosenbergii isolate ZJJX-2024 chromosome 13, ASM4041242v1, whole genome shotgun sequence:
attgatgGGCACAATGAGTGTAACTGAATGGACAAATATTCTTCTACCTTGTCTGGGAACTGAACCCTGCCCCTCACTTGAATGGAACAAGGATTATGACCATACCATTCCTCTTTAACACCCTAGTCAACCCTGAgcaaaaaattttcagaattaaAGTGACTTCCTACAGCTACATACTGTTTATCGACAGTGCCACccaaatcaaacattttttttatcaccggCTCCTACCCcccattttatgcattttccatcAACCTATCATAATAATGTCTTTCCAAGAGGCCAGCTACCTCCAAATATCCTGATTCCTCCTTTCACATATGCTACTTTTTTACCACACCTTTCAGTATCTACATTTCTCAGCCTTTCAACCTGTACTACAGAAACAATTCACTTTAGCTCAACAgcttatattttttcacttccatATGGGTAGCTTAACGATTTCCCATGTATTCCAACTCTAGATTCCACAGGCATTTCTCAtcagttttctgtttaaaaacttCCAGACTAAAAAACACACAGCATCTAAAATATACAAAAGGCTGGAGATTAAATACTGTCAATAACAGCgtaaaataacctaaaataaaatcaataaatactcACGTAACACAGCTAGAAAAGTCATTCTTGTTAGACCTATAGCTGGTGTCCTCTGAACTGCAGTCTTTGTGAAGACGCATCCAGGTGTTTTTTCTCAACAGAAACCCTAAAAGAAAGGAGAGTTTATTATTATCCCATCtaaaattatggtaattttgCAACTGCATCACACTTATAATAAGCAAGTATATTATGCTGCTGTGCTTTTTCTTGTTCAAGACTTGGTTGaagttaaatgtaaaattcatcacCCACAGACTATCTGCAGtactagaaaaataaatgtgcCACACATTGTTATCTTCAGTAGGATTAACTACAATTAAAGCATCAATATTATCATAAGTTATAGTTACAGctataatagtagtagtagtagcacatTATTGCTCTCAAGGGCATCAAAAAagtgtaaaagaatactattagGCCTATTACCTAACAGCTGATGAGATTTATTAGCAGTTTTATTGCCACCATTGTTATCAAATTACCATCCATATTTCACAGCTGCACAGACTTCGTAGCTACAGACGCCAACTCATACCTGGCCTACACGAAGGAATACTTTGGACACTCCCACTGCTCCGACCAAGCTACTCTCAAAGGACCACGCCAACACGTGGTCTCACTGTCCATTGATCATGTGACTCCAAAAGAGTTGGCAGCCCTGAACCACACTGTTCAACAAGTCAatgtaaggaaaaggaaatttaatacGGTAAAGTGGTGTGCTTAGTATAAAAAGAAGATTATTtggaacagaaaatattatctttaTGGAAATGTTGTCAGTTTAGTATGTATTAATACTCTATTACATAACTCAAAGCAAAAAAAGTTCAGTGAAAAATTATGACCACAGCTgtggtaacaataataataatattaagaactGTTAAGGACTACTATCTTGGTTAATATAATACAGTATCACAAAAAAAGCTaacattttacttgaataataataacagtgataatcaCCTATGTACACTGAAGACCCCCTTTTTTCAGAGTGTATACAAAGGGTGGCAAGTGAGGATCTACACTCCGTCCGCAAACCACAGCCACCCTGACCTTTGTGCCCTTGTCTGCAGCAATCCTAACCTTGACCTTTGTGATGTCAGGGGCATGTCAAAACCACTAGATGCCAGCGTTCAACAAGGTGCAGTTGGCATTGTATTTTGGAAGCTAAGTGGGTGGGCTATACATTGTCcttatctgaaaataaaagatgaacacAGCAGGGAGGGAAAATGGCAAACCCCATCTAGAAATAAAAGATAGGAATTTTACAAGTAAAAGCTTTGTGAGAACTCCATGGCTTTTGTGTGCCTACTCTTCCTTcttaaatatagatttatttgaCTGTAGTAcaactaatatatttctattaatgCTTATGTAAACTGCAATTGCTACTGACTGATTTATCAATATCCAATATTCCAACATTTCTTCTTGCTGGGGCTTCTTTTGGCttgatctataataataaaacaaaacgtatctaaatatttatttttctgtgtaacaaCCTACTCTACTACATGGACTGAACTACACAATCACAATTAATGTCTCTACCCTctgatgtatttatattatttctgatATAGTAATAATCTCTCACACAGGAAGAACAGGATGGCGATGGGCAGTACTGGGGGACCCTTTAATCTCTGTATGGTTGGTGCGCTACCAGGATCAGGCTATACTAGAGCGGGAAGCACATGCTGTCACGCAGTTTATAAATTCTGACAAGGTTCGCAACTTTACTTTACTAAATACAGCAAAGCAGAACTTGTTGCCTTAACTACCACTGCTGTTCTTAAACCTTCCTATAATCATTTTAGATAAACAGGAATTGTATGCCTAACACTAAATAGAGCACGTATGATTGTAAGCacaatagtggaaaatatattaaagcttTATGCTACAATTTTGGTATTAAGTGAATTCATCCTTAAAACTGACTAAAGCACCtttgtttatctcttttattCTCAAGTGTTGGCATGTTATGAAAGACCACACCAACCATGCAAATGCAGCCCTTGGATCGGGCCTACTTGGAGGGAAGACATCTTGGGGACTAAGGCGACTGAGCCGCATTCGGCGCAAGCTAACATCCGAGGTTCACACTATCAGTGATGAAGAGACAGTCCTAGaagtaagtttaattttttctatacaACTAAGTTGTCATGAAGGCAGTTTACTTAAAAATGAGTCAAGTGCATcgaatacatataaacattagaTCAAGTATGCCATCCTTACCAGTGACTGAAATTGGTAACCATAAAATGCACAATCTGCCAATAATTGAAATAAGCATAGTTGCTCCCAGGACCTTATTGCAGAGGTAAACTCACTGACATTTCTAACAAGGACTTTAACCTTACTGACATGTTCCCCAGAATGACTTAAAGCATGCATACAAATCATTTCCTGCttccatgaaaggaaaaaattaaaacagtcatTCAGAACAGAGATGAGAcaaatgtttttttgtattttgaaagctACAGTCCATGTAATAATGAATTTCTAGTTAGCATAATGATACAATTTAATCAATTAccattaatctgtaaaaaaaattgatgtataatgaaaaaatgtcattaaaattacttttcagtTGTCAGCAAAAACTTACCAACAAAGTAACTGTAGAGAGTATTTCCCTTCACAACTggtaataatacataaacaatttGTTTTACTCTGGTTGGCACAAGATATAGAAATTTAGTCATCTGATCAGTTTCAAGATCACAGCCTCtccattttaaagaatttaacgtCTGGCATTCACTTCACTTTAACATAGTTTTATATTAGCATGCAGTCTAAAAATCTTCTAGCAACTTGAATATTTGGCTTCAAAGTATTATCAAAATGTGCTTAGAGAATTCTTTGTACTTCTTTTCTTAATTggaagaatttaatgaaaatgtgcTTAAGCATCAATTATACAAGCTTACAATAGGATTCATAAATTCGCCCAAAGTAcagtttatactgtacatatatagtgGTAATGGAGATTATCTCTGGGGTTATGCAGTATCATTAACTTGCTTTATTTGATTGTTTGTACCATGAGCCCGTGTTTTAGTTTACTTATTGAACTGTAAACAACTAAACTAAACATTAACAGAATAATTAGGACTGTCATAAATTTTTACAGCCTGTGAAGGAAGTgggaaatggaaagaatggaaatgattatgcatttttcttgGATTTATCTTGTCATTCCATGGCAGTTCTAGAAATGTTTATGAGACAGAGAAACAAATTTCAACAACCGCAGCCGTTTCATAAAATAACCTACGATGATATTTATAGTTATTATCAAATAAATGTTTACTTCAATGCCGAGAAGTTACATTCCAAATGCCTAAACTTACGTTATGACTGGCACACTATTTTCGTAAAAACTATGAGATATACttggtattttgtatttctaaaaatttttagcATGTTTTATAACCCATGAAGAGTAAATTAGTTTAGGTTGGCATTGGAGTGGTTATTTCGGTTAACCTACCCTGTACTATAATTCGTGAGTAAAACACATTCATGAAATCTGGTCAACTGACACATTCAGACATGACCTCCCGAAACTAGTCCAAATAAACCACAGCTGACAGGTACCTGGCATATCTATATCCAAGGCAGTCATGTAGATTAGAATTTAATAAAGAAGTGTGTatggaataaatgataaaacgTGGCAATACCATGCTAAACATTCAAATTCTCTTTTCCAGGATACCCTGTTACCTCTGATGGGCCACGATGTCATGACGCACGACAGCATCACCTGCCAAAAGAGCATCGAATCTGTCCCTTTTCCGAGCCAGAGGCAACCGGGACAGTGGGTGGGAATGCCCACACCCGATCGGCAGCCAGATGTGTTAGAGCCAAAGACAGGTGCCCAAAGTGAACTCAAAAAAAGGAcaacaaaaaatagcaaaaagcCCTTTCTGTCAAACAAAACAGCGAAGAGTTCTAAAGTAAACTCTGCAAAACATGACTCGGACCCAATTCTTCCGGCTGCAATGGTAAACAGACAAGAAGGAAGCCACAATCAAGAAGGAGAATCAAAGTCAGTGCACAAGAAGCAAACGGGTAGTCTTTCACACATAACAAAAGCCTTTAAGAGGGAGCCAAAAGTGCCTCAAAAGCAGAAGAATAATTCACACCACATAGACCCTTCAAAGGAAGAGGAAATCAATCGAGCAAATGGCATAGTTGTATGCCCGTACTCATGCAGACCTCACTTGCATCCTGAATGGAAGTATTGTTAAACACTTAATAAAGTCAGTACATGATTTGTCAAAGTTGATTTCTAAGCCACCACCATCTGCATTTACTTTCCATGTTGATAAGCTACCACTGCTTGAATAGTTATGAATTCTTTTTCAGACTtcgttcagctttgctgaagagtaccgtattaaatttaaaaaaagatattaaggtTCTGGAGTAGAAGGAAAGTATATCAAGCCATCATGCACTAATACTGCCCAATAAATTTGTCCTGCCTTAAGAAACCACAATACTACAACACTGTAAAAGCCATTACCAAAATCACTTATCAATACACCCCATCTTTTAATTACTATGGATAGTCCAGAACCATTACTCGCAAGTCAGCTGAATCTCCACTTTTAAACATTCTATCATGATACAAGAATGGATAAACAAGAATCAGTAATCTTTTAAAGCACagtgtaaaaattcacacaacaATCACATTACAATCACAGATTTGTCCCACTACACCAGTGCACGactgaaaaatcttaatttttcgtATAAACAAATACCTTAAAAGAGCCAATCCTTCATTACTCGAAAGAGTAGCGTAtccaaaaatttaagaaataaaacatttcttataGATCCAGATGAATCAGTTATGTTCCTCAAGTACCATATAACCCCATAGTGAGGTGCTTCACTCTCAAGTTTCCTCATGTGAAGTTTCATTCTCAAGTGGTTATTTCTGCATCCAGTATGATGGCAGGGAAGTGGGAGCTCAGGTAAAGCAAATAGTTGAgttctataaaacaaaaattgctgtgtTCCTATTAAACAAATAACAGGCTTTAATTCATTACTCTCTAAGCTTGCAAATAAGGTAAGGTTGGTTGGGCACTTCTGCCTGAGAACTGGGAAGAGAAAATAACTTGGACAGTTAGTGATAACTTCACAAGCAAAGCAACTATAGTTCTTACATTAGTTATATTGTTACACACCCTGAGAAAGCCACATCTCCAGATGATGTGAGGGCTCTAatgcctcattgtgacccaaGGTGAAATTCTGGGGGGTAGGCCAGCAATGGGATCAGTGCCCAAAATAGTCTGTAACCACCCTGAAGGATACAGACTGGCCAGGGTTCCAGCCAATGGCACATAAAGCATTCTCTGTACTCATGGCATCTGGAGAACCAGATAAGTCTACCTCAGCATTTGCCCCTCCTTTCTTCTACCCCTTATCTCCCTCTGAAACGGGCTGGAGAGCGAGCTAAAAGGGGCGGGAAGACTCCCGGCCCTTTTGCAAGGAAGAAACCTGGGATCCTTATGAAAACACAGAATGTGAGGCTGATTCCAAAGTTTGGCTGCAGTACCCTTCTAAGCCACAGAGGGATTGAAGGAAACTGCATGGTGGATAAAGGTGTCTCAGCTATCAAAAATCCTTTTCCAATGATGCCTACACAAAAATCTTCAATTCTGCTAAGTGAGACTATTCTCAGCCAAAACTTGGAAGAGCATAGATGTAAGGACACATCATCTCAGGACGAATTTTGCCCCAAAAAGGAGGCTGCACCTTTCCTTCTGACATCTACAAACTAATGAACTCTGCCCTCTCAACCACAAATGAGACTTCAGTAAATTAGCAAAGCATGTCTTCTACATTCTCCTCCTAAACCACAGATCAGACTGTTGAACTGACCAAGACACTACAAGCAAGCAGCATCCAAAGCAGCTGGGATGACCATCTTGCCTCCAGAGGGCACACTAACAATATGCTCTGAAATAGGTTCAATTAAGGAGCAAAGGTTTCTTCCTTGAGATCATTATCCTCACAAATGAGCCGAAAAAGGATCCTATTAGATTCCCCAAACTATGGTCACAATCAATCAGTCCTCTATGTAGGAATTCCTGAACTGAGAGCTGAAAGTGACTCATAACCACTAGAGCCGTAGTCCACATTGCCACTGACTTTTGTATGACTGGCCTGAGTAAAGGCTACAGACAAATGCTCAGGCATGCCATTATGCATGTGCATATCAGGAGGAATCTTTGACCACCCAGTGTCTAGACAATCACATGCACAAGGCATACCCAGCATTATCATAACGTGGCAAACTGTTGCTTGCAaactgtctacacacacacacgatctaCAGATTGTGCATGCGCTAAAAGAGAAAGCAGAATCTATCCCTACTCTTCTCTACTTACCTTGACAGAAATATAAGGGAAGAGTCTTCTCATGTCACAGCACACACACTTGGGTCTGCACTGTTAGAGACCATGTGCTGCTTGCCTAAACTCATGGACACATCCCCTTCAGGATAAGCATGTACAGAGAGACAGAGGCCAGGCCAggagaaaggaacagaaaagatTCAGTAGGATGAAGGGCTAAGAAACCTTGGCTCCCACCAAACACCATTTGGCTTTCCTCTGCTGTGAAGGAGACCAGCCAGCACACTTTTTGCATGGCATCAGGGTTGCAGGACCTTCCCAAGTAGGGCACCAAAACTGGTTACAATAATGCTAAGGAGAAAAAGAGGCTACACAACGGCTCAtgtccttatttttttcttcacactttttgtttCCCTCCACTGAAAAAACAACACACCATACATCAAGCTAGAAAGAAATTTCAACTCCAAGTCAGGTATTACAAAAATACTTACACTTGACAATGGGTGAAATAGTGCTGGCTTATAGCAGTTTAATGAGCGATTCCCACTCTTTGCCTACCACCAATTACCAATCTTGCTTTCACAGACCAAGGTTGTCAAAGGAAAAGTAATTTCATGTATACCATAATTCTAACAATATCCAGTCGCATTTCTAAAAGGCATAAATCACTCTTTCAAATATCTTCACCTagcttttaataatttatcttcatcctCTGTTCCTAACTCCGAGGTCTATTTTTCCCAATTTACAGGTCCAGTCCTGCTCCACTTGTATCTCTTGATTTTCTGACCAAACATTCCTCAACCTTCCCATTACATGGCCACACTATATTAATCAAGATCCATTTTCCCGCTCCTGCAAACATTTCTCCATGCCTCATTCATAGTATGACCTTCCCACTGTGCTTTAGCATGAATGTAAACATCCTATAATACACATTTCCAAAATATCCATACTTCCGTGATTCTGTTTTTTACTGGCTTCTCAAGTCTTGCTTTACAGTTTGGCAAGACTCCAAGGTAACAGAAATGCTCTACTTCTAGGACTTGTCTCTGTACTGCAAGTGTTTTCCACTTTCATCTTTCTAAATTGGTTCTTTGAGTGCATTTGGCCACCAAAAATCCTCCCACTACAAGTAACTGTTCTAACCGATTCAATATTTTGTGGTGCTTTACTGAGTTCACCCCACAAATCACCTGGCCACTCCCCCCGGCTACTTTTTCCTTTGCTACCTTACCATTCACCATGCACTATTTTGCTTATGTTGACTTTCAGTCCTCTCCTAGTCTACTCTTCCACCTGTTAAATGTTTCCAAACCTCCTCTTTAGATTCTACTACTGGACTATTATTTCACCTGCACATATCACTTACCAGGAACCTCTTCCTATTCATCCCCATAACTATTATGACAAAGTTCAGCACTGGTCTTTAATGGACACCAACATATATGTTTCTGATAAACCTGGCAGTGTTCTGAATGTAACTGGTGTTACGGTAAAATGACATCTCTAGATTAAAGTCATTCTGGTTGCTCTTGCCTTTGCAACACCCACCTAATCATTAAAGCACAAACAGGTGCTTCAACTTCGTGTGGTATTTTCCTGTCATTGCATCATTGTAAAGACTACTCCTGTTACTGATCTGTCACATGGTACTGGCAACTATTGTACCAAATTCAACTCCTCAGTCTGTCTCATAATTTGAGAGCATGCTAATGCAGTCTCATTACTGTAATCTGTCGTTTATACATAACAGCGCCTTCTTATTAATTACATTATTGTAGGATCTTTTTCCCCCCCACTTCTGTCCTATTTCCTTTGTCAGATTCCATCTGTGTTAAAATCCAGAGGTTACTCAAAGTATTGTAGAAGAAATAAGTACAGTAGTGGAAATACATATCAACACTGAAATGAATAGTCGAACCAGACCACAACAATTAA
Protein-coding regions in this window:
- the LOC136845159 gene encoding uncharacterized protein isoform X1, which gives rise to MRRACSSSWWRRWRGIVWCGLCLLCLALLAIWDTLGYLLASPYDNRKRHCPPPPVEVDGCASWRPLQLSHPTCNCTRKLLVLHDTCTDFVATDANSYLAYTKEYFGHSHCSDQATLKGPRQHVVSLSIDHVTPKELAALNHTVQQVNVRKRKFNTSVYKGWQVRIYTPSANHSHPDLCALVCSNPNLDLCDVRGMSKPLDASVQQGRTGWRWAVLGDPLISVWLVRYQDQAILEREAHAVTQFINSDKCWHVMKDHTNHANAALGSGLLGGKTSWGLRRLSRIRRKLTSEVHTISDEETVLEDTLLPLMGHDVMTHDSITCQKSIESVPFPSQRQPGQWVGMPTPDRQPDVLEPKTGAQSELKKRTTKNSKKPFLSNKTAKSSKVNSAKHDSDPILPAAMVNRQEGSHNQEGESKSVHKKQTGSLSHITKAFKREPKVPQKQKNNSHHIDPSKEEEINRANGIVVCPYSCRPHLHPEWKYC
- the LOC136845159 gene encoding uncharacterized protein isoform X2, which encodes MRRACSSSWWRRWRGIVWCGLCLLCLALLAIWDTLGYLLASPYDNRKRHCPPPPVEVDGCASWRPLQLSHPTCNCTRKLLVLHDTCTDFVATDANSYLAYTKEYFGHSHCSDQATLKGPRQHVVSLSIDHVTPKELAALNHTVQQVNSVYKGWQVRIYTPSANHSHPDLCALVCSNPNLDLCDVRGMSKPLDASVQQGRTGWRWAVLGDPLISVWLVRYQDQAILEREAHAVTQFINSDKCWHVMKDHTNHANAALGSGLLGGKTSWGLRRLSRIRRKLTSEVHTISDEETVLEDTLLPLMGHDVMTHDSITCQKSIESVPFPSQRQPGQWVGMPTPDRQPDVLEPKTGAQSELKKRTTKNSKKPFLSNKTAKSSKVNSAKHDSDPILPAAMVNRQEGSHNQEGESKSVHKKQTGSLSHITKAFKREPKVPQKQKNNSHHIDPSKEEEINRANGIVVCPYSCRPHLHPEWKYC